The DNA window GAAATTGTTCTAGGTACTGAAGGTGATAATGCTATTGATGGTGATGTATCTGATGTAGATCCTAACCCATTTGTTGAAGTACTTATTGAACTTCCAGGATTGAGTGATCTCCTTGCTCgagataatttttttgaagcATCATTTTGTCCAGACAATGTGCTTTCTATTGATGACATAGCTGTCTCAGCCTTTCCACCTGCTGAAGATGGTAAATTTATTGATGGTTGCCGTTGTGGTTGTAGTTGTGGTTGTGGTACTGGTTTTGGAGATGCTGCTTGCGTGCCTGATGACGTAACTGGTGGAGTTTGCGATGATGGCGATTGTGATAATGGTAATGATGGTGTAATTGGTAATGGGAGTAATGATGGAATTGGTTGCAAATCTTGTGGTGATGGCGATGTATCTATCCCACTTCCTGAAATATTGGATCCAATACCTGAAGATCCTGATCTATCTCTTGAACTTCCTTGTTTATTATCTGTACCTTGATGCTGGTCGATTTTCTTATTGTTGTCTGCCTCATGATTTACTGGGATACCATTCAATTTTCCCTCCTTACTTTTTCCAGTGCCTGCATTATTGTTAGTGTCTCTTgttccattttttgtacCTGATGGTGCATCATTCCCATTATTTTTCACGCTTTGTGCAGTGGTCAACCCATTCCTTTGATTTCCCGACCTTTTTTCTTGAATGGGTGCTTTGGATCCTGGTGGGGAATTATTCACATGGTCTGTTTTCTTTGGTGTATTATCTTTTGGTTTTCCCCCTGATTTTCCTGACTCACCACGTGAACCTCCTGTATCGATACTTGGAGTTCCTTTGCCACCATCCGCATTTCCTTTTTCACTTCCTGAACCCTTTTGTTCACTTTTAGAACCGCCTGACCCATTTTGATGACTTAATCCTCCTGTTTGAGGTTTTTGCAATGAAGTATCCTTTTTTTGGGGAGGTTGTGATGGTAGTTGTCGCTGTGGTTTTGGTAGTGCTGGTGGTGCCGATGGTTTCAGTCGTTTTTGTTCAGGTGTTTTCTGTAGTATTACTGGTTGGGCAGGTGTTGGTTTTGTAGATTCTGGCTTTGTAGGTGCTTGTTGTGCAGGCATTTTTATAGGTATGCTTCCAGACGCTTTTATAGGTGTTTGTTGTGCATTTCCTAGTTTTGTAGATGTTGATTGTGCAGGTTCTATTTTTGTAAGTGGTTGCGTTTTTTTAGGTGTTGATGGTGTTGTACTTGATCCAGGTCCTGTCAATggtaaattttttgatgaTTCTGTGGATGGTGTCTGTGGTGCCGCTGGTGGTAGTGCTGTTTTGGGGGGCGGTTCTTGTTTTGGTGATTGTTGTTCTGATTCTGGCCGTTCATTCTGTTTTTGTGTGGCAGGGTTTGAGAATTCTGAAGGTTGTTGATTTCCTTCATTTCCTGATTTATTACTTCCTGAAGGGAATTGCTCTTTTGGGAGATCTtgtgatatattttgttgCTGAtgttctatatatttagaaTGTAATTTAGCACATCCTGAAGTCATAAAATCATCTATTTCAAGAGATTCCTCCATAAATTCATCGTTCCAATCTGGTATTTTGAGCTCTGTGAAAGGAAGATTTAAATAAGTCAGCATAATTGTTAATGCCCCCATAAATTTGTTACTGACaatagtataaataatattatttctataatcatcatatatttttttaaagttctttaataatttaaaatatggataACATTCTTTAGTTTCATTATAAATACTTGTAAATGTATCTTGAAACTTGCTGACATTcgatttaattttatcgcTTTCTGTGTATATATTGGGATCCGTAATTATATTACACatatcattaaataatatatacaattcaTTAATAAGCTCCAAATTAGCATACAGTAaatgcttttttttctctaaTATGTAGTTTAAACCAGAAGGTAAAATCGATTTCGTTAaatgattattataaaaatcaatTAAATTTGGTGAATTATAACTTCCTGTctgaaataatttatagcCTATCCATATTATAGCATATTCAATATATTGgtaatcattattttcatgcTCCTGTGTTTCTATGGGAATTTTGTGCAATTCAGTAACTACATGGCAGTACAAAGCGTTAATTCCATCAAAATCAGTTTTACATGTATATGTGTCTGATTTATTACCATAAAGACAATCACGGATGTTTTCCccaatttctttatttattttatccaAATCAGGATTTCCAcccttaaaaaaattatcagcatctttaaatattttacactaagaaaatttttataaaatttaacaaaaatatgtattaatgaaaattttattaaaataaggcttaataataatatatagaaaatataatgtatgTAGCcgaaagaaaatatttatatttaaaaataatgtatttaCCACTTCCTTAGACATtgtaattaaattttgtttttaatcTGTAGATTAAATGATatcatatcatttttatatacaatttatatactataCCCAAATAAGTTATACAATTACGTGTCtttctatataaaattgtctGTAGttaatcatattattattaattttaaattagtATATAATGCAGTGGTGTATTGGGAATaacttatattatttttatgataatttagataaaccttcaaatttttgattttttgaaaacctttgattatatacatattactATTCTATTAAAACTTGATATAACAACATTACACAAATCTATGTAATCttggaataaaaataaatgaaattcatttttatataataatatatatctttttatttgtagGGTTACACATgagaataaatatgtattatatatgagcTTTAATAAAGCGATTCAAAGCTTATATAactgtaaatatataaaaaataatttattactataattaataaaaatgcatcTATACCTCATTATtcaatttaatttattgttatttgttattgttttataagGGATATTACACCTTTTAGTAATAGTTCTAGTAAATATAGAgcatgtttttatttaaattataatgttTAAATGCTGACTtagcattatttatttttctaaatatattatgcacTATTTGCAcatctttttaatttatccatattaattaaaagaattttttataatgtgCAATAACTTTGTTTTTATcctaatatttcttttacaCAAATGTATTTAATGAATAGTATCGAGTGATATTTTATGCATCTTTGatgaattttaaaaaataaataatccaTAATTAGATTGATAGGGGTAACTATAAACTTAAATAAAACACTgtgtataaattaaatttagaataatattttgtatatattatactttCCATTCTTGTTAACCATTAACAAATAAGAAAAcctattataatatataaaaccaagtaaatgaaaatttttttcatacatTTTGCTTTAAACCAGTTACTTTCTTAATTCTATagtttattcatatattggtttaataataaattcatttGGAAAACAATATAGCATAACTTACCCTTTCTTTGTAAATTTCTGATCATAATctaagaaaatattataaattgaatattttctaacaaaattatatttattagtaATAGGAAAATGTACATTTTAAGTAAAATTAtagaattattaatataactattaataaaattaatatatgtggATTGGTAGTGTTATACTACTGTATGCTACAACGTTACAATTAATGTACtcaatataaatactttAAATCAATTAACAAATTTCCTTGTTtcattgttttaaattataatattttagaacatatatttgatttcataataacaatatatttaaagtataaatttataagtttgtatatgtataataacctaatataaatattattagttaaataaaattaattattatttgccATCTCgatcaaatttatttaatattcaattatatgaagctttcataataaaacaacatttcaatattagttattaatatagtattttattatattatatgcataggcatataataactatattctatttattatattatttatgatgattaaaacaaaatatgatgtaaattttattaatatactcatattttatcttttaactattttaaaatatagtaCATTTATACTGCAAACTATACGCTTTTGAAATGAATAGTGATCAATCTATTATTATGTCTTGTAACAAGTAAATTAAGCGTATTAATAAACTTCTATTAATACTAACTAACtttaatacaaaaagaGAATAGTAACtacaattaaaattaaaaaatattatatatatagtgtAATTTGTATtgcattattaaaaatgttagaTGCATAAAACATCTTTTATAGATATCGTTGCATTGTCGAATATCGATCGATATTCCATgcatctatattttatgactatttattatatattgtaatatgtttaattaATCTTAAAAACACATATCGACCTGAaggtatattatattgtaGAAAATTATTCCAAATGAATCTAATTATATGTTATAGCATCATATATAAGATTACTATATAGTTTGGTTGGAACGtcataatttaaatcaaaataatagtgacaaaaataatatattttactaaataaaatgtttcaTAAAGTAAAGAAACATATTGCGTTATTCATAATTCAATATAGCTATGGGCTAGAATGtcttatatatagatatcCAAAAATTAGCAatacaatataaaatgtgaagttataatattccgcatttaatatatatgaatgaaTTAGATGGAAGTATTATAACTTAtggaaaatatgttataagGCCCcttacatatttatcattctATAGTgcttctttttcttttgtagacaaaaaaaattaacaaaaaaaacaaattaataaatggcATAGGATCGGCCTtcataaatttgtatatatttaataatgatattttcTCATTAACTGAATTTGCAATTATTTTCGTCTTTTTTCTATCGCTTGAATTTATAACGGATTTTGTATGTTTTTTCGTATGTTCTGAATTTATAGTTATATGTGTCATTCGTTTTTCATCCCATGGATTTATCGCCTTTTTTATTGGCTTGATATTATCATCTGAATTTATAGTTATATGTGTCATTCGTTTTTCATCCCATGGATTTATCGCCTTTTTTATTGGCTTGATATTATCATCTGAATTTATAGTTATATATgtcttttgtttttcatcCCATGAATTTATCGCCATTTTTATTGGTTTGTTTGTATCATCGGAATTCATAATTATCTtcgctatttttttattatcgcctgaatttataattatattcgattttttttccctatcaattgattttataaatgttttttccattttcctTCCATCAACCAaatttataacttttttcgtgattttttttttcttcgatttttttctcGATCCAAATGGTAAAtactaaaataaaaacggggaaaaatgtaatatatttcttatagTCGTAATTATGCATTGgggaaaatttttttaaatgatatatttaatagttgcatattatttaccttaaacataaatgctaaaaaaacgaatatTGAAATGCCTATAATACCAATACCTATTAtgttgcattttttatttgatgatATACACCATATTGATGTTTTTTCGTCCACTTTAATGTCAGTTATATTTGTCCTTTGTAATGCATCTTGTGTTGGTGTAGGATTTGTTTGTGAAGTTATTAATTGTGTGCTTGATGGTGATGTATCTGATGTAACTCCTGGTTCAGCTGTTGGAGTAGTCGTTAAACTTACAGGAGCAGCTGATCTCTTTCCTCGAGATAATTTTTGTGAAGCATCATTTCGTTCAGGTAATGTGGTTTCTATTGATGACATATCTGATTCAGAATTTTCAGCTGTTGGCACAGTTGTAGTTATTGACGATGATGTATTTGTTTCAGGTgctgaaaatgataaagttATCGATGGTGTGCTTGATGATGTAACTGGTGATGGAAGTGATGATGGTGATTGTGATTGTGGTTGTGATAATGGTGATGATGATGTATCTATCCCACTTCCTGAACTATTGGATCCAATACCTGAACTTCCTTTATTGGTACGGCTACCTCCTGTTCCACCATTTGTATCTACTGATCCACTGCTTGAGCTTCCATGCTTATTAACTGCACCTTGATGTTGAACGAGTTTCTTATTTTCGTTTGCCTCATTATTTACTGTGACACCATTTGAAATTCCCCACCCACTTTTTTCAGTCCCtgcattatatttaataccCCCTGCtccattatatatatcatttggTACACCATTCCCACTGTTTTGGATGCCTGGCGCAGTGATTGCCTCATTCCCTTGGCCTCTCGACTCCATTGTTTGACTTGATGCTTTGGATCCTGGTAGAGATTTATCCACATTGTCTGTTTTCTTTAGTGTATTATTTGTTGATTTTCCCCCTAAACTTCCTAGCCCACCACCAATATCCCCGTGCTTAGGAATTGGACTTTGAAGTTGATTGGGTATATCGCTTGAGGAATTTGTTTTACTTACAGTTTCTGCATTACCTTGGGTACTTCCTACTCCATTCTGTGGGCCTGATGATTTATCagattcattttttgattgAATTTCTTGATCTTTCGATTTCGAtgtttgattttttatttttccatttgtCCCTTGTGATTGATGACTTAATGATGAACTACTCCCTGAATTTTCTTGTGTAATATCTTGCCTTGATAATTGACCTCCTGTATCTCTTGATCCAGTTGATAGAATAATTGTTAAATCTCTAGAATCTGTTGATCTCTTTCCTcgatatttttgttttgaaTCATCATCTTGTATAGGCAATGTGCTTTTTATCGATGACATAGCTGCCACAGTTGTTGCACCTGTTGATACAGTTTCAGTTATTGATGATGTTGTAGTCGATGTTTTTATACTTGGCGATTCTTTTTTACCTGCTAATGATATTGCATTTGTTCCAGCTGACGTCGGTGATAAATCTTttgatgttttttttgatgaTTGCACTTGCTGTGGTGATGGTTCTGCTTGTTTTAAAGTTTCTAATAATGATGATTCTGTAAATTCTGATTGCTCAGATGGTGATTTTGTACGTGTCAAAAACGTTGTAGATATCGATGGTGTTTTGACTATATGCGATGTTGTATGTGTCGATGCTGTTGTAGATGCTGCCgatgataaaatttttgattTCGGTTGTACAGGTGTTTGATTTGTAGTTGTTGATGTTGGTGTATTCAATGATACTTTTATACCTTCTGATATTGTTTTACTTGATCCAGATACTGCCGATGGTACATCTTTTTGTGATTTTGCAGGCGCTGGTTTTACATTTGCTGTTTGTACAGGTACTGGTTTTGAATCTGTTGGCTGTGCAGGTGCAGGTTTTGCAGGTGGTGCTTTTTGTGttgtttttgtttctttttctgGATGTGGTGATGATCGTGCTGGTTTTTCAGATACTGATATTTTAGGTTCTGGTTTTGCATGTTGCTGCGTTGTTGTATTTGTTTTTGGTGTTTTACTTGCTTCATATTCTGTAGAAGATAAAGTTCCTGATGACTGTTGTGTCTGTTGTGCTTTCAATGACCCTGCTAACTCTGTagattttaaatttgtagATCCTTGTTGTGGTTGTGGTTTTGCAGCTGCTGGTTTTGCAGCTGCTGTTTGTGGAGGTACCGGTTTTGCAGCTGCTGTTTGTGGAGGCACCGGCTTTGCAGCTGCTGTTTGTGGAGGCACCGGCTTTGCAGTTGCTGTTTGTGTAGATGCTGGTTTTGCGAGAGCTGGTTTTGCAGCTGCTGTTTGTGCAGGTACTGGTTGTGCAGGTGCTGGTTGTGCAGGTGCTGGTTTTACAGGTGGTGTTTGTGGAGATGCCACATTTGCAGCTATTTTCTGTTGTGCTTCTGGTTGTGTAGTTGGtgtttttgtttctttttgtGGATTTGATGATTCTGCTGATCGTGATAGTTTTAAAGATTCTGATTTTGTACCTGATGATGCTGTTGTGCTTGATGATGTTTGTGTATCTGTTGGCGATGTTGTAATTGTAGATGATGTTGTAGATGGTGATCGTCCAGTTGTTGGCTGTTGCTGTGTTTTCTGCCGTGTTTCTGGCTTTAGTTGTGATTTCGGTGGTGCTGCAGGTTTTGTAGCTTCTGGTTTTGTAGTTGCTGGCTTCCCAGGTGGTGGTTTTCCAGGTGGTGGTTTTCCAGGTGTTGCGGGTGTTGATTTTTTTCCTGGTTGAGCATTTGTATTATGTGTTATATTCTTGGAAGATTTTCCTTGAGTTACTGTGGCGGATTTGTTAGATTTTTCAGGGATTTGTAGTTCACTTCGTGAATCTTTTGATTCATCTCTTTTTTCAAGTTTCCTATCTTGTGATTTCACATTTCCAGgctctttattattatcatcaccAGAGGTTAATAATTTCAAAAGACTACTTAATGCGTCATCATCCTGCTCTTCGTCGTCCTCTTCGTCTTCCTCTTCTTCTTCATAaccatttcttttttctttttttggtgtttttccttttccttcttctttttctttttcttctttaatAAGCTTTTgagcattttttattaactgTTCATGCACTTTCTTGCATTCTGGACTTTTGAGATTAAATTTCTTGGTTGTATTATCTATCTCTGGGAATCTTCTAAGAAGTTCAGGTGTATATCTACCgtgaattttattttgaatagCATCTTCTCTATAGTCATCatataatgtttttaaatgatcCAATAATTCAAGATATGGACTACAAGGATTAACAAATTTAGAAAGTTctgtatatataagaaaGCATTGAGTGATTTGGGTTGTATgctcatatatttttgtgttttttcCTTGATCCATCCAAACTGTTTTACAAATTTCcttaaataaaagatataaaatattcataatcGTAATATTAGCATCCTTCAATTCCTTTGTATCATCTCTACTATtcaaaaaatcaaaattccCTATAGATTtatctaaattattttcatatggCTGATTtagatatttataattatttgttgCTATTTCATGTAATTTATTACTGATCCacataacaaaatattgaatataatagttattatcattatttatatctatattattgtctgctataaaattcataaataaatatcctGCAACAGCGCTTATTCTTTCATAATCGGTATCACATCTTTTAGATTCACCCCTTTCAGGGCAATAATCATTAAACAGAATAGATAAACTGTCAAGTTCTTTCACATCACCAAATCCTTCTTCAAAAAGTTCATCAAGTCCATGAAATAGATTACACTaagaaaacatttttaaaaaattaataaaatatttattaacgAAAAGgttattaaaatgaaattaatgATAGTTAATAGCTCATATAGAACCtggaatataataaagtatttttatttaaaaaagtgtAGTTACCGCTTGGTTGTAGCTCATAATGGAgttatgttttaatttgtatatcaATTAAcatcatattatattttatgtaaaatatatgcacatgtcaaatatgttatacaattacttaatttatatgcatatttagcgtcgtaaattaataatgttcttattatttttgttatttaaataaatatagaataataATGCAACATTATTaccaaattaatattacattttattttatcacaagtatataattatcttaaatttttatttgtttataacaatttttgtCTTAGATGTAAAATACAATTTACACacaatcattatttttattagtaaCAGATATAAACcagttatataattttttataacctTGTAATAGTTTTAATCAAATACATCtccttataattataagtctatctattttttaataaagaaattccaaaaaatatatattggaaatatattgtcactataatttttaaaatatatgtgtatcCTATTATTGTATGTCGCTAACACATTatgtaatttattattagataatatattttaatattatatataataaatataaaacaaaatgtttATTGTTACTATgtttaaaaacatattattatatcttctaaataaattatatattttttatatttagattttaattaacaatttaaattagAAACACAATTTAGATGTGCAATAACTTTACttatatggatatattCTCTACACCCGAACTCATTTTAATGAATAACTCGAGGTGCATAATTTGTGTATTTTATAATcttaaaacaatatatgacatttaatataaattaataaaaccaattataaaaataaataatacatgtgtataaattgtttttatagtaatggttgtatatatgaaatatatattatccttttcattcatattaacatttattatacaaatataaagaaaatatggatttaaattataaattcgCCTTAAacttaattatttttttaattttaacaaTTGCTCTTGGTTTATTGGTAACGATTACTTCTTAGAATCAATATAAcgttattttatcatatctTGCGCATATTCCTACTTATAACCTAAACATATGCTATATATTGCACAgtttgtaataatattatatttatttctataataaaataaatgtattattaattaaaactATAGAatcattaataaaattggtATAATCTTGCTTGATAATGTTAATTCTAATAATACCATATTAAATTTACTTAAGTAAATGTTATAATAATCCATATGACCTTTTATACatacaattataatttttcacatgtttaagaatataaataatggatttatatctatatatcgtatcaaataaacataatatatttttcatatttagcAACATACCAATGCATTATagttactattattattcttgCTGATATACCATTGCATTCTACAATGAGATAATTAATGCCCTCAAGAGGAATACTTTAAAACAATTAGTAATTTTCCTTGATTCGTTGTTTTAATGTATAGCATTTtagaacatatatattatttcgtaataattatatatttaaaatgtaaatttataagtttgtatataataataacctaatataaatattattagttcaaagaaaattaatgttaattttaattatatgatgTTTTCACAATAAagcaatattttaatattagttATTAGTAGAATAttttacttatatatatatatatataggtaTAGGCATATGATAATAACCCTAATCCTATATacctaatttttttaattattataaaaattattagaacaaaatatgatatgaaattttattaatatacttatattttttcttttaact is part of the Plasmodium chabaudi chabaudi strain AS genome assembly, chromosome: 6 genome and encodes:
- a CDS encoding CIR protein — protein: MSKEVCKIFKDADNFFKGGNPDLDKINKEIGENIRDCLYGNKSDTYTCKTDFDGINALYCHVVTELHKIPIETQEHENNDYQYIEYAIIWIGYKLFQTGSYNSPNLIDFYNNHLTKSILPSGLNYILEKKKHLLYANLELINELYILFNDMCNIITDPNIYTESDKIKSNVSKFQDTFTSIYNETKECYPYFKLLKNFKKIYDDYRNNIIYTIVSNKFMGALTIMLTYLNLPFTELKIPDWNDEFMEESLEIDDFMTSGCAKLHSKYIEHQQQNISQDLPKEQFPSGSNKSGNEGNQQPSEFSNPATQKQNERPESEQQSPKQEPPPKTALPPAAPQTPSTESSKNLPLTGPGSSTTPSTPKKTQPLTKIEPAQSTSTKLGNAQQTPIKASGSIPIKMPAQQAPTKPESTKPTPAQPVILQKTPEQKRLKPSAPPALPKPQRQLPSQPPQKKDTSLQKPQTGGLSHQNGSGGSKSEQKGSGSEKGNADGGKGTPSIDTGGSRGESGKSGGKPKDNTPKKTDHVNNSPPGSKAPIQEKRSGNQRNGLTTAQSVKNNGNDAPSGTKNGTRDTNNNAGTGKSKEGKLNGIPVNHEADNNKKIDQHQGTDNKQGSSRDRSGSSGIGSNISGSGIDTSPSPQDLQPIPSLLPLPITPSLPLSQSPSSQTPPVTSSGTQAASPKPVPQPQLQPQRQPSINLPSSAGGKAETAMSSIESTLSGQNDASKKLSRARRSLNPGSSISTSTNGLGSTSDTSPSIALSPSVPRTISIEPITANASEGEKGKSDISSIENTLNSQDAITKRSSRRKRSATTESSISISSSGQGVTSDASSSTTVADVKINEKSSIWCIGSNKKFNIIGIGIIGISIFVFLAFMFKYLPFGSRKKSKKKKITKKVINLVDGRKMEKTFIKSIDRGKKSKIIANSGDNKKIAKIIINSDDNINPIKKVINPWNEKRKTHATINSEYKKKYIKSVINSGP
- a CDS encoding CIR protein, which gives rise to MSYNQACNLFHGLDELFEEGFGDVKELDSLSILFNDYCPERGESKRCDTDYERISAVAGYLFMNFIADNNIDINNDNNYYIQYFVMWISNKLHEIATNNYKYLNQPYENNLDKSIGNFDFLNSRDDTKELKDANITIMNILYLLFKEICKTVWMDQGKNTKIYEHTTQITQCFLIYTELSKFVNPCSPYLELLDHLKTLYDDYREDAIQNKIHGRYTPELLRRFPEIDNTTKKFNLKSPECKKVHEQLIKNAQKLIKEEKEKEEGKGKTPKKEKRNGYEEEEEDEEDDEEQDDDALSSLLKLLTSGDDNNKEPGNVKSQDRKLEKRDESKDSRSELQIPEKSNKSATVTQGKSSKNITHNTNAQPGKKSTPATPGKPPPGKPPPGKPATTKPEATKPAAPPKSQLKPETRQKTQQQPTTGRSPSTTSSTITTSPTDTQTSSSTTASSGTKSESLKLSRSAESSNPQKETKTPTTQPEAQQKIAANVASPQTPPVKPAPAQPAPAQPVPAQTAAAKPALAKPASTQTATAKPVPPQTAAAKPVPPQTAAAKPVPPQTAAAKPAAAKPQPQQGSTNLKSTELAGSLKAQQTQQSSGTLSSTEYEASKTPKTNTTTQQHAKPEPKISVSEKPARSSPHPEKETKTTQKAPPAKPAPAQPTDSKPVPVQTANVKPAPAKSQKDVPSAVSGSSKTISEGIKVSLNTPTSTTTNQTPVQPKSKILSSAASTTASTHTTSHIVKTPSISTTFLTRTKSPSEQSEFTESSLLETLKQAEPSPQQVQSSKKTSKDLSPTSAGTNAISLAGKKESPSIKTSTTTSSITETVSTGATTVAAMSSIKSTLPIQDDDSKQKYRGKRSTDSRDLTIILSTGSRDTGGQLSRQDITQENSGSSSSLSHQSQGTNGKIKNQTSKSKDQEIQSKNESDKSSGPQNGVGSTQGNAETVSKTNSSSDIPNQLQSPIPKHGDIGGGLGSLGGKSTNNTLKKTDNVDKSLPGSKASSQTMESRGQGNEAITAPGIQNSGNGVPNDIYNGAGGIKYNAGTEKSGWGISNGVTVNNEANENKKLVQHQGAVNKHGSSSSGSVDTNGGTGGSRTNKGSSGIGSNSSGSGIDTSSSPLSQPQSQSPSSLPSPVTSSSTPSITLSFSAPETNTSSSITTTVPTAENSESDMSSIETTLPERNDASQKLSRGKRSAAPVSLTTTPTAEPGVTSDTSPSSTQLITSQTNPTPTQDALQRTNITDIKVDEKTSIWCISSNKKCNIIGIGIIGISIFVFLAFMFKYLPFGSRKKSKKKKITKKVINLVDGRKMEKTFIKSIDREKKSNIIINSGDNKKIAKIIMNSDDTNKPIKMAINSWDEKQKTYITINSDDNIKPIKKAINPWDEKRMTHITINSDDNIKPIKKAINPWDEKRMTHITINSEHTKKHTKSVINSSDRKKTKIIANSVNEKISLLNIYKFMKADPMPFINLFFLLIFFVYKRKRSTIE